Within the Desulfovibrio sp. genome, the region GCTGCTTCAAAATCCACATCGCCAGAAAGAATGGGTTTACTTGTGTCTTCATTGAACCCTACGCGGTTAACGCCCACATCAATGACCGTGGACCCAGGCTTTATCCAATCCGGTTTGACGAGGCCGGGCACTCCGGCGGCCACAATCAGGATGTCCGCCCGCCGACAATGGGCACCAAGATCTCGAGAACCCGTGTGCACCAGGGTCACTGTGGCGTTGCCCCCCCTGCCTTTCTGGCCCATCATGACGGCAATGGGCTTGCCCACAATGTTGGACCTGCCCACTACTACGACTTCAGCGCCGCTGGTTTCCGTCCCGGACCGCACGATCAGTTCCTGAATGCCGGCGGGAGTGCACGGCAGAAAATTGACTGCTTTGCCGCCGATAAGCAGGCGGCCAAGATTTACAGGGTGAAATCCGTCCACATCTTTCTCTGGGCTGATGGCGTAAAGCACCTTTGTCGCGTCAATATGCCGCGGTAGAGGAAGCTGCACTAAAATGCCGTGAATGGATGGGTCGTTGTTATACCTGTTGATAAGGGCCAACAGTTCCGCTTCGGTGATGTCTTCGGGCTGATTGTCCTGTATTTCATGGAAACCCAGGCTGTCTGCCGTCTTTATCTTCAGTGATACATAGCTGACAGAAGCCGGGTTATTGCCAACAAGAATGGTTACAAGGCCGGGTACGCAGCCATACCTGCTGCGTATGGTAGTAACTTCATCATGTAGTTCAGCCAGAATTGTGGCGCGCATTGCAGTGCCGCTGATTATTTCAGCTGTCATACGCATCTCCAAAAAAGGTAAAGTTTACTGTGAAATAAACGTCCTTGTCCTTGCGTGGCGCGTGGTTCTGCTGGCCATTGCAATCTTAAAAATACGCTGGCCAGGTGTCTCTTGCAGGCTTTTGTTTTACTTTTGCCAAGAGCAGCCGCCTTTTTGCCCTCTTGTGCGGGAAGCTTGCCCCTGCGCCATGCCCTGTGGTCGCCCCAGCATTTCACCGATGAAATGCTGGGGCATTTGCTCCGCGCCCGTCACAAAGGCGCAAACGCAGCCTGGCTGCGCGGATCGCCAACGTGAACATCCTAATAATGTTGGGAGTTGCACTATTAGCATTGCAGGGAGCTAAAAGATGCCGTGCACGCGGCCCGTGGCTGTATCCACGTCTACGCGCCTGAAGGAGGGATTGGATCCGGTTCCCGGCATGAGAGAGATTTTCCCGGCCACTGGGACCACATAGCCGGCGCCGCCATACAGCAGTACGTCTCGGATGCGCAAATTCCAGCCACGCGGAACCCCTTTGAGGTCCGGGTTGTCGGAAAGAGAGTACTGCGTCTTTACCATGCACAGGCCAAGTTTTCCGGCGTCGGGGCGCTGCTGCATTTTTTCAAGCTTGTCCAATGCGTCCCCCAAGTACTCCACACCGTCCGCGCCGTACACAGTTTTGGCCACAAGCTCGATTCGGTCCTTAAAGGGCATGTCCCAGGAATACAATGGCTTAAATACCGTCTTTTCCTCGCAGGCGTCGAGCACGGCCTCAGCCAGCTCAACAGCCCCTTCGCCGCCCTTTTCCCAATGACGGGAAAGGGCCACGCGCGCGCCTTCAGCCTCGCACAGCTCGCGGATTTTTTTGATCTCTGCGTCGCTATCGCTGACAAAGGCGTTGATGCAAACCACAGGTGACACGCCGGAGCTTTTGACGGTGCGGATGTGGTGCAGCAGGTTGCAGCAGCCTTTTTCCACAAATCCCACATTTTCCGACCTATATTCTTCGGGCAAAGGCCGACCCGGCACGGGCACAGGCGCGCCGCCGTGGCTTTTGAGAGCGCGCACCGTGGCCACAATGACAGTAGCGTCAGGGGTCAAGCCACTGTAGTGGCATTTAAGATTCCAGAACTTTTCGTAGCCGATGTCTGCGCCGAAGCCGGATTCCGTCACATGGATGTCGGAAAGCTTCAGGGCCACCCGGTCCGCAATTATGGAACTTTGCCCGATGGCGATATTGGCAAACGGGCCGGCGTGCACCAGCACGGGTTGCCCTTCTATGGTCTGGATCATGTTGGGATTGACGGCATCAACCATCCAGGCGGTCATGGCGCCGGCCACTTCCAGGTCGTCGGTCGTCACCGGATTGCCCAGGCGGTCATAGGCCACGATGATCTTGCCCATGCGTTCCCGCAGATCGTTAAGATCCGTGGCAACGGCCAGAATGGCCATGACTTCGGAGGCAACGGCTATATCGAAGCGGGACTGCATCATAAAACCGTCCGCCTTGCCATTGTTGCCGGGAATGCCGGTGATGATGTTGCGCAGTTCCTGGCAGCAGAAATCGATGACCCAACCCATAGGCACATTGGTGGGGTCGATGTCGAGGCGGCGCATGTGCGACAGGCTTTCCAGCTTGTCGTCGGTATAATTGCGCTCGTGCTGCATCCGCGAGGTCAGCGCCACCATGGCCAAGTTGTGTGCGTTCATCACGGCGTTGATGTCGCCGGTGAACCCCAGAGAATACTTGGTCAGAGGAATGCACTGGGAAAGGCCGCCCCCGGCGGCTGACCCTTTGACCCCCATGGTCGGGCCGCCCGATGGCTGGCGGATAGCTGCGGAGGCCTTTTGCCCCAGCCTGCCCAGACCCTGCACCAAGCCTATAGTGGTTGTGGACTTGCCCTCGCCCAGGGGAGTGGGCGTAATGGCCGTAACGTCCACATATTTGCCGTTGGGCCGGCCGCTCAGGCGTGTCAGGACTGCATTGGCGTCAATTTTGCCCATGGTGTGCCCGTATGGCAGAAGCTCCTTTTCTTCGAGCCCGATCTCCCGGCCCAAATCATAAATGCTTTTCATACGGGTTTCGGCATCCTGGGCGATTTCCCAGTCGGCGTGCTGTACAGGGTTGAGCATGGTTGATTCTCCTTAAGGTAACCGCCGTCGAACAAGTCGCACCATGCGACTGCAATCCGACTTTATACGGACACCTTGTTGATTATCGCGCGCCCATGCCTGCAACTAGTCGGAATGTCCCGTAAAAAAAAAGAAGTTGCCCTAAAAGCTTCTGGGTACATCCCGAACAGATTCTGGGTACTCTTGCCTAGTGCAGTAAGTAGTTTTTTGGGGCAAGATAAACGAAAGGAGAAGAATGGGGTGTTGACGACCGCTGTGGAACCCACGGAAGACGAATCCCCCAGCTATCGGCCCTGGCTTCTGCCGTTGTACGCGGTTTTGATGCTTGGGGGATTCCTTTTCTCAATGATGACGACCCCGGATAACGACAAGGCCAATTACCCGGAGTATGGCAATCATTCCGTCTGCGCTCAGGAGGGCGTAGTCTACCGGTTTGCCGTTCATCCTCTCTATAACCCCCGCCGATTGTTCAGCGTCTTCATCCGCATGATGGACAAAATCAACAGCCAGGCATGCGGCTTCAAAGTCCGGCTGGTGGCTTCGCGCAATTACCAAAGCTTCGAGGCCCGGACCCGGCAAAACGACTTTGAAATAACGCTCTCTAATCCCTCACAGGCTCTGCAAGCCGTGAAACACGGATACCGAATCATAGGAAAGATGGGGGACGATTCGCAGTTTTGCGGCATTATTTTTGCGAGAAGGGACTCTGGCATCACAGACATCGCGGACCTCAAGGGGAAGATACTGGCTTTCCCTTCGCCCACGGCCCTGGCCGCCACCATGATGCCTTTATATTACCTGCACAACCGGGGACTTGATATTAAAGATACGGATATACATTTTGTGGGTTCACAGGAGTCTGTCATCATGAATGTCGTGTTGGGCAATGCCGATGTAGGCGCCACATGGCCCATGCCATGGCAGCTGCTTATGCGGGAGCGCCCGGAATTCAACAATATACTGAAGATACTCTGGAAAACACCGTCGTTGGTAAACAATGCTATTTTGGTGCGTGACGATATGCCGGAAAAAGATGCGCGCATTATCATGGACGCTCTTGTGGATTTAGTAAATTCTCCGGACGGAAGAGAAATTCTTCATGAGTTCACACTTTCGCATTTTGAGCGATGTACTATTGACACATATCAACCCGTAGTCAATTTTATGAAAGACTACGTATCCACTTTTCCAAAAGAGCTTAGCGTACTTCAGCCATGAATAAAAATAAAACATTAAGTGTCAGGACAAAACTTGTAGTAAATGTAACCCTTGTTCATTTTGTCCTGATGTCAATTTTTGTAGTGGATGTATATCAACGCCAAAAGATATTTCTGGCTACAGAGGCGGAATCCTCAACCGTGAATTTTTCGCGTCTTATTGCCGAGAACATGTCCTCATGGCTGCTTTCTGAAGATATTATGGGAATGGATGAAGTACTGCGGGCAAGCGTCAAAGACTTCACAGCCACCTATGCGGCCGTGGTCGAGACTGACGGTCGGGTGCTGGTCCATTCCAACCCTTCGCAGCAAGGGCGTTACATTACCGGCCCCGAGGCCATAGTCCTGCTGCGCGGCAGAAAGCAAGCGCACATCTGGCGAAAAGATTCCACGTCCATCCACGCCGCGGCCCCGGTGATTATAGAAAATCGGCACTTAGGGTGGGTACTGTTGGGTACGGATCTGGGCAGAGTCTCGACCCAATTGCAGACTCTGCGCAACCAAGGTATCGCGTACACCGTGCTTGCCATGGTCATAGGCGGGTTGGCGGCATGGCTGCTGGCATCCTCCATATTCCGGCAGATACACCGCATTATGGAGGGCGTGGCCAGGTTGCGGTCAAACCAGTTGACCAAGCACATACCTATTATTGCCAACGACGAAATCGGCCATATTGCTTCAGCCCTGAATGGAGCTATGGACTCGCTGCAAAGCAGCCGTAATGAACTGCAACGCGAAATCAGAGAACATATGGATGCAGAGGAGCGCATCCACCATCTGACCAGAAATATCATGATGGGCAACGAGGAAGAACGTCGTCGCATAGGTCACGACCTGCACGACGAGTTCGGACAAAGCGTTGCGGGCTTTGTCTTCGGGCTGCACACCATGAAAGAGCTTATCGTCAAGGACCGTGATGGCGCTTCGGAACTGTGCGCCAAATTGGCGGAATGCGCGGAGCGGCTGGGAGAAGATATCCGACGCGTGGCGGCGCACCAGTACCCTGTGGCGCTGGAACACCTGGGGCTGCCGCTCATGATCAAGGCCTTCTTGCAGGAACATGGTCAGCAGCACGCCAACCTCACCTTTACCTCAAAAATAACCGCCCTGGAAAAAAGACTTGCACCATATATTGAACTGACGGCATTTCGCATTCTGCAGGAAGCTATGAGTAATATCATTCGCCATTCTGAAGCTACAGAAGTCTTTGTCACCCTTGACATAATGCACGAATGGATTTTTTTGTGCATTAAAGACAATGGCAAAGGCTTTAGACAACAGACGGAATACGACCTCCCTCGTGGCGACGTTACCGGCATCGGTCTTCTCGGCATGGCAGAACGCGCCAGCTCTGTGGAAGGTTACCTGGAAGTAACCTCAGCCCCGAATCAAGGCTGTACTGTTGATGTTTTTCTTCCTCTTCTTTTTGTTACAGAAAAAAGAACACCAGGAGAGCGTCATGGGTGACAAAATTCGCGTTCTCATCGCTGACGATCATTCTATTGTCCGCGAGGGTGTACAACGTATTGTCAATACAGAAGAAGATATGGAGGTGGTGGGCGGCGTCGAGGACGGCAGCCATGTGCTTGATGCGGTACGCACGCTCAGACCAGATGTACTGGTGCTGGATATCTCCATGCCCGACATTTCCGGAATAGAGCTCCTGCCCATTTTGCGGCGTGAGGTGCAAGATGTGCGTATTATTGTTTTGTCCATGCACAAAAAGGATGTTCTGGTGCAGCAGGCTTTGGATCAGGGCGCGTTGGGCTTTGTACTCAAAGCCTCGCCGCCAAGCGACTTATTGGCCGCCATCCGCACCGTCAACCGGGGCCGTTTTTTCCTGAGTTCGCAAATACAGGCCAACGTAATCAACGGCTACCTGGGCCGCCGCCATTCCACTAAAAATGCTACTACACTTTCCGAAAGAGAGAGCCAGGTACTGAAAGGAGTAGTAGCCGGACATACGACCAAACAGATAGCCCTAGAGCTTTTTCTGAGCCCGCGAACAGTGGAAAAACATCGTGCCAGCCTTATGCAAAAACTCGGCACAAAAAATCTGCCTGAGCTGGTATTCTACGCCATACAAGAAAATCTGATCTCACCTCTGCACTTCGAGGACGGAGAATGAATCCTGATACCGCCCTTTTGGAAACGCCTCGCTCCACACGGCTGCACATCGGCATCTTCGCCCGGCGCAATATCGGCAAATCCTCTTTGCTGAACGCCATAGCAGATCAATATGTCTCAATATGTCGCCATTGTTTCAGCCATGCCGGGCACTACCACGGATCCTGTAAGTAAGCCGATGGAGTTGCCGGGGCCTGGCCCCTGCCTGACAGATACGGCCAGCTATGACGATCCCCGGCCCTCGGCACGCTGCGCGTCAACAAGACTGCCTGCACTGTGGACCACTTTGTGCATGATCTTACCTTTTTTGCCATCAGGCGATGTTCTCCAAACGTATTATATGCAAGGTGGAGATCACGCCGACCTTGTTATGCAATGCGGTTGAGGACGTAGTGGCTGGCAAAAAATTGCTCCTGGGTGGTGTCGTTTATAGCTTTTGATGAGTTATTTATAGTTTCTCACCACCACCTCATCAATTCCACCGCGTTTTGTCGCATCGGAATTTATCGCCCGTTTTGCCTGTACAACAGTAATTCTATAAGCACTATACTGCTCTTTGACAAAATCCGTTGCAGAATTTGAAAGCATAAACTTCAACCCACATCTATGCAGTTCATCACAGCAGTTGCGGAGCCGTATCTGTTCATCACGAGAAAAACCACCCTTTGCATACCCTGTAAAGCTGGAAGTATTTGAAACAGGATCATACGGTGGATCAAGGTAAACAAAAGTCCCTTTCGGCAACCCTTGCAAAACTTCAGCGTAATCGATTGATGTCAAATGAATTGTGGCAGCGTTCAGATATGCGCTAACAGCACGCAGCATCGGAGCATTAACGATATTAGGATTACGGTAATTCCCAAACGGAGAATTAAATTCCCCAGCATTATTAACGCGAAACAAGCCGTTATAGCAGGTTTTGTTAAGGTAGATAATGCGAGCGGCTTTTTGAACATCAGTTAATAAAGAGTACTTTTCTTTGTCTCTGTCCCAATCGCGAACAGAATAGAAAAAGTCAGCATCATTCTTGAAGTCTTGTAATGCGGCTATAAGGGCTTCAACGTCACGTTTTATGACCTCATAGACGCGGATCAATTCCTTGTTAATATCGTTTACATAGGCGGTTTTAGGCTGCAAATTGAAAAGCAGTGCGCCGCCGCCTGCAAATGGCTCACAGTATGTAGAAATCCTCTGCGGTAAGAGTGGTTTTAGCACGGCCAGCAGTTGGCGCTTGCCACCAACCCATTTGAGCACAGGGGTAACCAACGTTTTCTTTTTCATAGCCAAAATCCCCGTCCTCACAAATAGCAATACACAGCCATACTATCACAGAGCGAAGCCAACGTAGTCCTTCGGGTTTCGTGGATAATTTCACCCAGGCAATACCAGGTAGAGGAAAAAATCGTCATAAAAATAGGTAGCTATCTTGAAGATCTCTTGGTTCCGGTTGTCACAAGATCATCGATTGATAGCCTGTTTATGCCGTAACCCGGTCAGGTGTGCCGAGGCAGGGGATAACCACATTTTCATGGTATCGTGAGTAGAGTGTGTTGTCGTGTCCATAATCTCTTCAATATACCTAACTTACTGATATCTTTAATAATGAAAAAAGCCGTTCAGGTTTTACCCTAAACGGCATTTTTCATTTGCTTTTAAGCTGGTCGGGATGAAAGGATTTGAACCTTCGACCCCTTGAACCCCATTCAAGTGCGCTCCCAGGCTGCGCTACATCCCGACGCGAGGAAGATAACTACGCTGAACCACTTGGTCTGTCAACACATTTTCAAAATTATTTTTGGCGAATCAGGGCAAGTCCCACTAATGGCGGCAAATACAGGTGAATATCGCCCTCCGGCCTGTCTGGCAGCGGGGTGGTAAAATGCTCCGTTACCTGCCCTTCGACATCAAGGTTGCCGTGCCCGCCATAGCGTTTGTCGTCAGAGCTCATCATCTCCACATATTTGCCGGGAGTGACGGCAAAAGTCAGGGATTTTTGCGCTTCAAGCTCATGAAAATTAAAAACAAAAAGTAACTGGCCGCGCTCAAATGCCAGCAGGCGCTTTTCTTCATGAATAAAGCGGAACACCGGCTTGTGGCAAAAACTTTCAAGGTGTTGGCGTACAAGTTGCTGCATTTGCGCCTTGTCCCAGGCCGCCAGCAGGCTGTACCTGAGGTCTTGCGCATCGGCCAGGTGCCATTGCCTGTGGGCGTAGGCTTCTGCGTCCAGCCATTCGGGATGCCCGAATTCATTGCCCATAAAGTTCAGATAGCCAGCATCGGCCGTCGCCAGCGTGATGAGCCGCATGAGTCTGTAAAAGGCCAGACCGCGCGACACGTGCCAGTCGTCCGTAAAAACAGACATGTGGCTGTGCATGCGATTGCCGAGCAACCGCCATATCATGGCATCATCGCCATTGATGCACTGATCGTGACACTCCACATAGCTGATGGTGCGGTCATACGGGCGGTAGTTGGTCATTTCGTGCCACAGGCTGCCCATGTCGCGCGGCTCTTCGATGCATTTGGCCCAGTAGTCGGGTATGCCCATGGCAAAGCGGTAGTCAAAGCCAAGCCCACCGTCTTGCGGCGGGCAGGTCAGACCCGGCATGCCCGAAAACTCTTCCGCAATGGAAAGGGCGGAGGGGCAAAGCTGATGGATAAGCGTGTTGGCGAGGCACAGGTACAGTTCACCGTTCTCGTCGGTGCGCGGCAGGCCCACACGGTCATAAAAGCAATGGCTGACGTGGATGAAGTCGTCATCCCTGCCGTGATCGCGGTACAGGATGTTGCCCACGGCGTCAAAGCGAAAGCCGTCAACCCTGAATTCTTCAAGCCAGTAGCGACAGTTGGAAAGCAGAAACCGCCGCGCCATTTCCTGGCTGAAGTCAAATGACGGCGTGCCCCACTGGTTATGCTGGCTGGTGAAAAAATAATTGCTTCCGTCGTACTGCGCCAGCCCCTGCTCGGTGTTGGGGCAGGCGTGCCCGTGCGGAATGTCGAGCACAACCGCCAGACCAAGCCCGTGCGCGGCGTCAACCAGGGCCTTGAATTCGTCCGGCGTGCCA harbors:
- the folD gene encoding bifunctional methylenetetrahydrofolate dehydrogenase/methenyltetrahydrofolate cyclohydrolase FolD — encoded protein: MTAEIISGTAMRATILAELHDEVTTIRSRYGCVPGLVTILVGNNPASVSYVSLKIKTADSLGFHEIQDNQPEDITEAELLALINRYNNDPSIHGILVQLPLPRHIDATKVLYAISPEKDVDGFHPVNLGRLLIGGKAVNFLPCTPAGIQELIVRSGTETSGAEVVVVGRSNIVGKPIAVMMGQKGRGGNATVTLVHTGSRDLGAHCRRADILIVAAGVPGLVKPDWIKPGSTVIDVGVNRVGFNEDTSKPILSGDVDFEAARQVAGKITPVPGGVGPMTITMLMKNTIRSAWMHLRP
- a CDS encoding formate--tetrahydrofolate ligase, yielding MLNPVQHADWEIAQDAETRMKSIYDLGREIGLEEKELLPYGHTMGKIDANAVLTRLSGRPNGKYVDVTAITPTPLGEGKSTTTIGLVQGLGRLGQKASAAIRQPSGGPTMGVKGSAAGGGLSQCIPLTKYSLGFTGDINAVMNAHNLAMVALTSRMQHERNYTDDKLESLSHMRRLDIDPTNVPMGWVIDFCCQELRNIITGIPGNNGKADGFMMQSRFDIAVASEVMAILAVATDLNDLRERMGKIIVAYDRLGNPVTTDDLEVAGAMTAWMVDAVNPNMIQTIEGQPVLVHAGPFANIAIGQSSIIADRVALKLSDIHVTESGFGADIGYEKFWNLKCHYSGLTPDATVIVATVRALKSHGGAPVPVPGRPLPEEYRSENVGFVEKGCCNLLHHIRTVKSSGVSPVVCINAFVSDSDAEIKKIRELCEAEGARVALSRHWEKGGEGAVELAEAVLDACEEKTVFKPLYSWDMPFKDRIELVAKTVYGADGVEYLGDALDKLEKMQQRPDAGKLGLCMVKTQYSLSDNPDLKGVPRGWNLRIRDVLLYGGAGYVVPVAGKISLMPGTGSNPSFRRVDVDTATGRVHGIF
- a CDS encoding phosphate/phosphite/phosphonate ABC transporter substrate-binding protein, translated to MSRKKKEVALKASGYIPNRFWVLLPSAVSSFLGQDKRKEKNGVLTTAVEPTEDESPSYRPWLLPLYAVLMLGGFLFSMMTTPDNDKANYPEYGNHSVCAQEGVVYRFAVHPLYNPRRLFSVFIRMMDKINSQACGFKVRLVASRNYQSFEARTRQNDFEITLSNPSQALQAVKHGYRIIGKMGDDSQFCGIIFARRDSGITDIADLKGKILAFPSPTALAATMMPLYYLHNRGLDIKDTDIHFVGSQESVIMNVVLGNADVGATWPMPWQLLMRERPEFNNILKILWKTPSLVNNAILVRDDMPEKDARIIMDALVDLVNSPDGREILHEFTLSHFERCTIDTYQPVVNFMKDYVSTFPKELSVLQP
- a CDS encoding ATP-binding protein, with the translated sequence MNKNKTLSVRTKLVVNVTLVHFVLMSIFVVDVYQRQKIFLATEAESSTVNFSRLIAENMSSWLLSEDIMGMDEVLRASVKDFTATYAAVVETDGRVLVHSNPSQQGRYITGPEAIVLLRGRKQAHIWRKDSTSIHAAAPVIIENRHLGWVLLGTDLGRVSTQLQTLRNQGIAYTVLAMVIGGLAAWLLASSIFRQIHRIMEGVARLRSNQLTKHIPIIANDEIGHIASALNGAMDSLQSSRNELQREIREHMDAEERIHHLTRNIMMGNEEERRRIGHDLHDEFGQSVAGFVFGLHTMKELIVKDRDGASELCAKLAECAERLGEDIRRVAAHQYPVALEHLGLPLMIKAFLQEHGQQHANLTFTSKITALEKRLAPYIELTAFRILQEAMSNIIRHSEATEVFVTLDIMHEWIFLCIKDNGKGFRQQTEYDLPRGDVTGIGLLGMAERASSVEGYLEVTSAPNQGCTVDVFLPLLFVTEKRTPGERHG
- a CDS encoding response regulator transcription factor; this translates as MGDKIRVLIADDHSIVREGVQRIVNTEEDMEVVGGVEDGSHVLDAVRTLRPDVLVLDISMPDISGIELLPILRREVQDVRIIVLSMHKKDVLVQQALDQGALGFVLKASPPSDLLAAIRTVNRGRFFLSSQIQANVINGYLGRRHSTKNATTLSERESQVLKGVVAGHTTKQIALELFLSPRTVEKHRASLMQKLGTKNLPELVFYAIQENLISPLHFEDGE
- a CDS encoding DNA adenine methylase codes for the protein MKKKTLVTPVLKWVGGKRQLLAVLKPLLPQRISTYCEPFAGGGALLFNLQPKTAYVNDINKELIRVYEVIKRDVEALIAALQDFKNDADFFYSVRDWDRDKEKYSLLTDVQKAARIIYLNKTCYNGLFRVNNAGEFNSPFGNYRNPNIVNAPMLRAVSAYLNAATIHLTSIDYAEVLQGLPKGTFVYLDPPYDPVSNTSSFTGYAKGGFSRDEQIRLRNCCDELHRCGLKFMLSNSATDFVKEQYSAYRITVVQAKRAINSDATKRGGIDEVVVRNYK
- a CDS encoding alpha-amylase family glycosyl hydrolase — translated: MTLNIPQNPLQDPELESYRSFLLARSDRFTTEMERIQTLHSSLRSYANLHATLGVHQAKDASGQPVWRLREYMPNATAVWLTTDKLNFQRHARFQYQRGNDGFFDLTLPQDALQHGTYMELRVQADEIPDEDPQARALRRVPAFAQWVEQDTTMPGQWCARLWQPDAPFRFRHHRPRLEAFPRIYEAHVGMAQPALHRSADSVGSYASFTRHILPRIRECGYTVVQLMGILEHPLYRSFGYQVSSYFAPSSRYGTPDEFKALVDAAHGLGLAVVLDIPHGHACPNTEQGLAQYDGSNYFFTSQHNQWGTPSFDFSQEMARRFLLSNCRYWLEEFRVDGFRFDAVGNILYRDHGRDDDFIHVSHCFYDRVGLPRTDENGELYLCLANTLIHQLCPSALSIAEEFSGMPGLTCPPQDGGLGFDYRFAMGIPDYWAKCIEEPRDMGSLWHEMTNYRPYDRTISYVECHDQCINGDDAMIWRLLGNRMHSHMSVFTDDWHVSRGLAFYRLMRLITLATADAGYLNFMGNEFGHPEWLDAEAYAHRQWHLADAQDLRYSLLAAWDKAQMQQLVRQHLESFCHKPVFRFIHEEKRLLAFERGQLLFVFNFHELEAQKSLTFAVTPGKYVEMMSSDDKRYGGHGNLDVEGQVTEHFTTPLPDRPEGDIHLYLPPLVGLALIRQK